A segment of the Panacibacter ginsenosidivorans genome:
GAGTACCACGTTATCTATAAACGCCATGCCACGGATACCATCTTCAACACCAGGAAAATCAAGCATTTCTTTGGTTGGTTCTTTGCCATCCATTTTTGCAGAGAGTGTAAGTGCAAAATTTCTGTAGATGTTTCCAAACGCTTCCAGGTAACCTTCGGGATGGCCGCCGGGTGTTCTGCAATTATGCGTTGCAAAACTGGAGAGGCGATCTCCATAATTTCCACCGGCTCTTAATATTTGGGTTGGCGCATCAAGCCATTTTACCAATAAAGTGTTTGGTTCGTGTTGATACCATTCAAGACCGCCTCTCTCTCCATACACACGAATGCGGATACCATTTTCTTCACCTGCTGCAACCTGGCTTGCCATTAATACACCTGCTGCTCCATTTTCTAATTTTAATAATACAGCGCCATCATCATCCAAGGCACGGCCTTCTACCAGTACATTAAGATCTGCACACATGTGTGTAATCTTTAAACCGGTAACATATTCTGCAAGATGTGCTGCATGTGTGCCGATATCGCCCATGCAACCGCTCTTACCACTTTTCTTGGGATCTGTTCTCCAGGCAGCTTGTGCATTGCCTTCACGTTCGCTTAATTTGCTAAGCCAACCTTGTGGGTATTCAACCCATACTTTTCGTATTTTACCAAGTGTACCTGCAGCAACCATTGCTTTGGCCTGCTTAACCATCGGGTAACCGGAATAAGTGTGCGTTAAGCAAAGTGTTAATCCCGTTTCAGTAACTTTTTGTTTTAGTTGTTTGGCCTCATCAAGTGTAAATGCAATCGGCTTTTCAATTACTACATGAAAGCCATGATCAAGCGCCATCATTGCAGGAGCAAAGTGGGCGAAGTTGGGCGTAACAATTGTTACAAAATCCATTTTTTTGTCAGCAGGTAATGCAGCTTCTTTTTTGATCATCTCTTCGAAGTTGAGATAGGTTCTGTCTTCAGGCAGAAACAACATCTTACCTGAATCAACGGCAATCTCAGGATTGATACTTAGTGCACCGCAACTTAATTCTATCAGGCCATCCATGTTGGCAGCAATGCGGTGAATGGCGCCAATGAAAGCATCCTTGCCTCCACCGACCATTCCCATTCTTAGTTTTCTGTTCATTTGTGAAAATAATTTTAGAGGAGAAAGTGAATTTAAAAGTAAAAAAATTATATTTACCCTGTGCAAATTAATATCTGATTCTTGTAACGATTGTATTGTTTTTCATTGCTAACATTCGTAAGGGACGCTTTTGTTAAAAAATATTTTTCCATTGCGTTTTTATGACGCATTGTATGTACATTTAGGGCGATCAAGTTTTATAAGTGTATTATTAACGATTATCATTATATAACCTCTAATCAAACAATCTAACGATTATGTCAGCCATTAAACGCGATCAACTGTTTGTTGCTAGTTGTCTTGCTCTTCTTGTAACATCTTTATCTTTTGGAATACGTGCAGGGATTCTTGGACGCCTTGGGGTACAATTTCAATTAAGTGCTGCACAACTGGGAACTATTGCTGCAACGGCTTTCTGGGGTTTTCCGCTTGCAATAATTATTGGCGGCATGGTGGTTGATGTTATCGGCATGAAAAAACTGCTTGTAGGTGCCGGTATATTTCACCTGGCGGGCATTCTTCTAACGATCTTCGCCACGGGGTATTGGTCTTTGTTTATTTCTACCTTGCTGATTGGTTTAGGTAATGGCACCGTGGAAGCAGCCTGTAACCCGCTTGTGGCAAGCATTTATCCCGACAATAAAACAACAAAACTTAATCACTTTCACTTATGGTTCCCTGGTGGTATTGTAGTAGGTACTTTACTTGTTTTTCTTTTGGATAAAATTGGATTAGGATGGCAGGTACAAGTAGGTCTTATGCTAATACCAACATTGTTGTACTTATACTTATTCAGCAAACTTGAATTTCCGCAGACAGAACGCGTATCAAGCGGTATCTCTACATCAGAAATGTATGGAGCATTGTTAACGCCGTTATTTATCATCATGATCATATTAATGTTCGGTACTGCTATTACAGAATTATTTACCGGACAATGGATAGATGTTTTATTAAAGAATGTAACGGATAATGCAATTTTGTTGCTTACTATTGAAACGGGTGTAATGGTACTTGGACGCGCCTTTGCCGGACCTGTTGTTCACAGGCTCTCTCCTTCAGGTGTGTTATTGTTCTCCGCAATTTTTGCATCATTAGGTTTATATCTTTTAGGACATTCAACCGGCAATATGCTTTTTGTTGGTGCGCTTGTGTTTGGTATTGGTGTTTGTTATTTCTGGCCTACTATGATTGGCTTTGTTTCAGAAAATTTACCAAGAACAGGAGCAGTAGGAATGAATCTTATGGGCGGTGCCGGAATGTTTGCAGTTTCTGTTTACATGATCTTTATGGGTGGTTATTATGATAAATTACTCGCTGCAAAATTACCGGAAGGCGCTTCTTTGCAAGCTTATTCTGACGCTTCAGCAACACCTGAAATGGCTGCTGCTTTAAATGAAGCAAAGAAAGCAGCAGGTCCGGAAATCATCAACGCAACATTGATTATACCAATCTGTTTGTCTGTTGCATTTCTTCTCCTGTTTCTTTATATGCGCGGAAGAAAAAAACCAAGTTTAAAACCAGTAACAGCATAAAATTTTAGCAGCACCTGATATGTCAAAAAATCAAGATCGAAGGGCAGCATTGAAAAACATTATGGCAGGTTCCGCCGCCATTGCTGCTGCACCATTGCTTTCATCATTTAGTATTGAAAACAAAAAAGAAAATACCTTGAAAGGAAATATCAACCATTCTGTATGTCAATGGACATATGGATTTCTCTCGGTAGAAGAATTGTGCAAGGTGGCCAACGATATTGGCATACCGGCCATTGATCTTATGGGGCCCAAAGACTGGCCCACTTTAAAGAAATATAATTTATACAGTTCCATGTGTTATGTAGCTGCAGGCTCAAGTCTTACCAGCGGATGGAACGATAAAGCAAATCATGAAAAGCTTATAAAAGATTACCTGGAAACATTTCCGATGATGGTGCAGGCAGGCTATAAAGATGTGATTTGTTTTAGTGGCAGCCGTAATGGAATGGATGATGAAACAGGTTTAAAGAACTGTGTTGAAGGCCTTCAGAAAATTTTACCCGCTGCGGAAAAAAGTGGTTTAACGGTGCACATGGAATTACTGAACAGTAAGGTTGATCATAAAGATTATATGTGCGACAAAACTCCTTGGGGTGTGGAATTGTGTAAACGTTTGAACACTGAGAACTTTAAATTGTTATATGATATTTATCACATGCAGATCGATGAAGGAGATGTTATTCGTACAATAAGAAATAATCATCAGTACATCGGTCATTATCATACAGGTGGTGTTCCGGGCAGGCACGAAATAGATGAGAGCCAGGAATTATTTTATCCTGCTATCATGCGTGCAATTTTAGAAACAGGTTATAAAGGATACGTAGCACAGGAGTTCATTCCTGCAGGTCCCGATAAGATTGCTTCTCTTCGTAAGGCCGTTCAAATATGTGATGTTTAATTTTTCCCCTGCTGTTGAATATAAATTAAACTACCGTTGCGTCGCACTTTTGTACGTTTAGCTCTTTAGTCTACTGTCGAAAATATTTCAAAAGTACAAGTGAGTGACACAACAGGCGATGCTATGAAATGCCGCAGCTTGAAACAAAAAAAATTGCGGCATTAGCAACAAGTTTATACATTTTAAAAAGTATTGCCGAATTCATTTCACAAACACAAAATAAATAACAGTTTGCGTTGTAAAAAAATATTGCTTGTAATATAAAAACTATAACTCCATGGCAGAAAACGTTTATGATGCTATTGTAATTGGCTCGGGCATTAGTGGTGGCTGGGCTGCAAAAGAACTCTGTGAAAAAGGTCTGAAGACCATTATGCTTGAACGTGGCAGAGACATTAAGCATATAACAGATTATAAAAATGCGAGTAAAGAAGCGTGGGATTACCCGCATCATGGGAGGGCTACCAACCAAATGAAGGCAGATTACCCGGTGCTGAAACGTGATTACCCTTTAAATGAAAGCAACCTTGATTACTGGGTTAATGAAAAAGAATCTCCGTATACAGAAATAAAACGTTTCGATTGGTTTCGTGGCTACCATGTTGGTGGGCGTTCACTTATGTGGGGTCGCCAAAGTTACCGCCTGAGTGATTTTGATTTTGAAGCCAATGCAAAAGAAGGCATTGCTATCGACTGGCCTATCCGTTACAATGAAATTGCGCCATGGTATGATTACGTTGAAAAATTTGCCGGCATCAGTGGTAGTATTGAGCACATTCCAAATCTCCCTGACGGACAGTTCCTCCCGGCCATGCAAATGAATTGCGTAGAGAAAGATGTATCAGCAAGGTTGAAGGAACATTACAAAGGTGAAAGAAACATGATCATTGGTCGTGTTGCCAATATAACACAACCACTACAGGACAGGCAGGCTTGTCAGTTTCGTAATAAATGCTGGCTGGGTTGCCCTTTTGGTGGTTATTTCAGTACACAATCTTCTACATTACCTGCTGCAATGAAAACAGGTAATCTTACACTAAGACCATGGAGTATTGTTACAAAAATCCTTTACGATAAAGACACCAAAAAAGCGACAGGTGTTGAAGTGCTCGACGCAGAAACAAATAAAACATACGAGTATAAAGCAAAGATTGTTTTCTTAAATGCTTCTGCGTTAAACAGTGCATGGATACTTATGAATTCTGCAACAGATATATGGCCCGATGGTTTGGGAAGCAGCAGCGGAGAACTTGGTCATAATGTAATGGACCATCATCTTGGTGTTGGAGCAGGTGGTTTGGTAGAAGGTTATGAAGACAAATATTATTATGGTCGCCGTGCAAATGGAATTTACATTCCACGTTACCGAAATTTTGGAAATGACAAAAGAGATTACCTCCGCGGCTTTGGTTACCAGGGTGGTGCAAGCAGGCAGGGTTATGCACGTCCGTTGGAAGAATCATTAATGGGTGCAGAACTGAAAGAGATGCTTACGGAACCGGGCTCCTGGAGTATGAACATTGGTGGCTTTGGTGAAACACTTCCGTACCATGAAAATAAAATAACACTTGATAAAACGAAGAAAGATAAATGGGGTTTAAATGTTTTGGCATTTGATGTTGAGTATAAAGAGAATGAAAAGAAAATGCGTAAAGACATGCTGGAAGATGCAAAAGAAATGCTTGAAGCCGCTGGTGTAAAAAATGTAAAAGGTAGAGAAGGCGACGGCACTTTAGGCCGCGGCATTCATGAAATGGGTACAGCTCGTATGGGCAAAGATTCTAAAACATCTGTACTCAATAAATGGAACCAGGTTTGGGATGCACCCAATGTGTTTGTAACAGATGGCGCATTTATGACTTCAGCTGCGTGTCATAATCCATCGCTTGGTTACATGGCGTTTACCGCACGTGCCGCAGATCATGCAGTGAGTGAATTGAAGAAAGGAAACATATAAAACCTTTTTGAGCCCTGCTGTTGAATAAGTATTAAACTTTCGTTGCGTCGCACACTTGTACTTTCTGTTCATTATTGATCTGAACGTTGAAGTGAGTGACACAACAGGCGATGCCAAAAGATGTGCAGCTTGTAATAAAAAATAAATTAATTAATCAGCCCGGCAAATTTCCCCTTTATACCGGGTTTTATTAACCCCCTTCAGGGGATGGGGGCAAACAAAAAAATCATGGCTGACAATGTTTATGATGCCATCGTCATTGGCTCTGGTATCAGTGGCGGATGGGCCGCTAAAGAACTCTGCGAAAAAGGCTTGAAGACCATTATGCTTGAACGTGGTAAAGACATTAAACATATTCAGGATTACCCGGAAGCATCCAAAGAGGCTTGGGATCATCCACATCGCGGCGAACGGACACAGCAGATGATCAAAGATTATCCTGTTCTAAAAAGAGATTACCCGCTTAATGAAAGAAACCTTGACTGGTGGGCAAGTGATAAAGATTCTCCATATACAGAAGTAAAACGTTTCGACTGGTTTCGTGGATATCACGTGGGTGGTCGTTCACTTTTGTGGGGTCGTCAAAGCTACCGCTGGAGTGATCTTTATTTTGAAGAGAATGCAAAACAAGGCATTGCTATTGACTGGCCTGTTCGTTACAAAGAAATTGCGCCGTGGTATGATTATGTGGAAACATTTGCAGGCATTAGCGGTGGTGATGAAGACCTTCCTGAATTGCCTCGTGGCAAGTTCCTTCCGCCCATGGAAATGAACTGTGTAGAAAAAGATCTTGCAGGCAGAATAAAAAATTTCTATGGCGGCAATCGTAAGATGATCATGGGCCGTACAGCGCATATCACCAACCTGCAGCAACATCAGAAAGATCTTGGCAGAACCAATTGCCAGTTCAGGGATAAATGCTGGTTCGGTTGTCCTTTCGGTGGATATTTCAGCACACAATCTGCAACATTACCTGCAGCGATGAAAACAGGAAACCTTACTGTTCGCCCCTGGGCAATTGTTACAAAAATTTTATACGATAAAGATACACAACGTGCAACCGGCGTTGAGATCCTTGATGCAGAAACAAACAAAACATATGAGTACAAAGCAAAGATCGTTTTCTTAAACGCTTCTACTTTGAACAGTGCATGGATATTAATGAACTCTGCAACAGATATATGGCCCGATGGTTTGGGCAGTAGTAGTGGAGAGCTTGGTCATAATGTTATGGATCATCACCTGAATGTATATGCCGGCGGTATTGTAGAAGGTTATGATGATAAATATTATTATGGTCGCCGTGCAAATGGTATTTACATTCCACGATATCGCAATTTCTTCGGAGATAAAAGAGATTATCTGCGTGGCTTTGGTTACCAGGGCGGTGCAAGCCGTGGCCGCGGGCCTGCAGATATTGCGGAATACAGCATTGGTGCCGATCTTAAAGAAGCATTGACTGAACCCGGTGTATGGAGCTTTGGTATGGGTGGTTTTGGTGAAACATTACCTTATCACGAAAATAAAATAACACTTGATAAAACAAGAACAGATAAATGGGGTCTTAATATATTGTCGTTCGATGTTGAGCTAAAAGAAAATGAACTTAAGATGCGAAAGGATATGCTGGAAGATGCAAAAGAAATGCTTACTTCTCTTGGCGTTAAGAATGTACAGGGTGGAGACAGCAATCCGTACCTCGGCCGTGGTATTCATGAAATGGGCACAGCGCGTATGGGTGCAGACAGAAAGACCTCTGTACTCAATAAATACAACCAGGTTTGGGATGCACCGAATGTATTTGTAACAGATGGCTCATTCATGGTTTCGGCAGCCTGTCAAAATCCATCGCTTACCTATATGGCATTTACTGCACGTGCAGCAGATCATGCAGTAAGCGAATTGAAGAAAGGAAATATTTAATGTGCAAATGTGTAGATATGCAAATGTGAAGATGAAGAATTGTATGAGCCAAACTTTTGAATAAGTATTAAACATTCGTTGCGTCGCACTCTTGTACTTCCTGCTCAATACTGAACAAAGCGTACAAGTGAGTGACACAACGAAGATGCATAAAGAATAAAAGTTGGTAATAAAACATTTTCATCAAAATCTTTTTTAATAACGTAAATCAAGGTTCTAATGCCAGGCGATTCTTCCAAAGTAAACATCAATTCAGGCGGTGTTGATAAAAACACTTTCGATGCAATAGTTGTCGGTAGCGGTATCAGTGGTGGGTGGGCTGCAAAAGAATTGTGTGATCATGGATTGAAAACATTGGTATTAGAGCGTGGCAAAAATGTGGTGCATATAAAAGATTATCCAACTGCCACAAAAAATCCGTGGGACTTTGAACATCGCGGACAATTACCCGTAAAAAATTTAAAAGATGATCCTGTTGTAGCAAGATGTTATGCATACAACGAAACATCAGCACATTTTTTTGTAAAAGATCACGAACATCCATACATACAGGAAAAGCCTTTTGACTGGATTCGTGGTTACCAGGTAGGCGGTAAATCTTTGTTGTGGGCAAGAGCTACGCAACGCTGGAGTAAATACGATTTTGAAGGCCCCGCAAGAGATGGTTATGCGGTGCCATGGCCTGTAAGTTATGATGAAATGGCGCCATGGTATTCTCACGTAGAATTGTTTGCAGGTATCAGTGGACATAAAGATGGTTTAGATACTTTACCAGATGGCGAGTTTTTACCACCATGGGAATTGAACTGTGTAGAGAAAGATATGGTGCAAAAGATAAATTCAACTTATAAAGACCGCACTGCAATTATTGGACGCTGTGCACACCTAACAAAACCCAATCAAATACATCTTGACCAGGGACGTATGCAATGCCAGGCAAGAACATTGTGCGAAAGAGGTTGCCCTTATGGTGGCTACTTCAGTTCTAATGCATCTACTTTGCCGTGGGCTGCAAAAACAGGTAATTTAACATTGCGTCCGGATTCAGTAGTGCATTCTATAATTTATGATGATAAGAAAGGAAAGGCTGTTGGTGTGCGTGTAATTGATGCACATACAAAAGAAGCAACAGAATATTTTGCAAAGATCATTTTTGTAAATGCTGCCTGTTTGAATTCAAATCTTATTCTGCTCAATTCAACATCATCACGTTTTCCAAATGGTTTGGGGAATGATAATGGCTTACTCGGAAAATACATTTGCTTTCATAATTATCGCGGTACGCTCAATGCAAGCATTGACGGCTATCTTGATAAATATTATTATGGCCGCAAACCAACGGGTGCCATGCTTCCTAACTTTAGAAATGTACATAAGCACGATATGGATTTCA
Coding sequences within it:
- a CDS encoding hydroxypyruvate isomerase family protein: MSKNQDRRAALKNIMAGSAAIAAAPLLSSFSIENKKENTLKGNINHSVCQWTYGFLSVEELCKVANDIGIPAIDLMGPKDWPTLKKYNLYSSMCYVAAGSSLTSGWNDKANHEKLIKDYLETFPMMVQAGYKDVICFSGSRNGMDDETGLKNCVEGLQKILPAAEKSGLTVHMELLNSKVDHKDYMCDKTPWGVELCKRLNTENFKLLYDIYHMQIDEGDVIRTIRNNHQYIGHYHTGGVPGRHEIDESQELFYPAIMRAILETGYKGYVAQEFIPAGPDKIASLRKAVQICDV
- a CDS encoding GMC oxidoreductase, which gives rise to MAENVYDAIVIGSGISGGWAAKELCEKGLKTIMLERGRDIKHITDYKNASKEAWDYPHHGRATNQMKADYPVLKRDYPLNESNLDYWVNEKESPYTEIKRFDWFRGYHVGGRSLMWGRQSYRLSDFDFEANAKEGIAIDWPIRYNEIAPWYDYVEKFAGISGSIEHIPNLPDGQFLPAMQMNCVEKDVSARLKEHYKGERNMIIGRVANITQPLQDRQACQFRNKCWLGCPFGGYFSTQSSTLPAAMKTGNLTLRPWSIVTKILYDKDTKKATGVEVLDAETNKTYEYKAKIVFLNASALNSAWILMNSATDIWPDGLGSSSGELGHNVMDHHLGVGAGGLVEGYEDKYYYGRRANGIYIPRYRNFGNDKRDYLRGFGYQGGASRQGYARPLEESLMGAELKEMLTEPGSWSMNIGGFGETLPYHENKITLDKTKKDKWGLNVLAFDVEYKENEKKMRKDMLEDAKEMLEAAGVKNVKGREGDGTLGRGIHEMGTARMGKDSKTSVLNKWNQVWDAPNVFVTDGAFMTSAACHNPSLGYMAFTARAADHAVSELKKGNI
- a CDS encoding GMC oxidoreductase yields the protein MPGDSSKVNINSGGVDKNTFDAIVVGSGISGGWAAKELCDHGLKTLVLERGKNVVHIKDYPTATKNPWDFEHRGQLPVKNLKDDPVVARCYAYNETSAHFFVKDHEHPYIQEKPFDWIRGYQVGGKSLLWARATQRWSKYDFEGPARDGYAVPWPVSYDEMAPWYSHVELFAGISGHKDGLDTLPDGEFLPPWELNCVEKDMVQKINSTYKDRTAIIGRCAHLTKPNQIHLDQGRMQCQARTLCERGCPYGGYFSSNASTLPWAAKTGNLTLRPDSVVHSIIYDDKKGKAVGVRVIDAHTKEATEYFAKIIFVNAACLNSNLILLNSTSSRFPNGLGNDNGLLGKYICFHNYRGTLNASIDGYLDKYYYGRKPTGAMLPNFRNVHKHDMDFMRGYMVHFSAGRGTANAPEGKPEIGGEFKDAITEAGDWGVFMMMQGETIPKETNHVRLSKDQKDAWGIPQLITSVDYDDNDEKVLKDFFEQGEEMLTKAGCKNIYKNDSKQAPGLDIHEMGGVRMGTDPKTSMLNKWNAFHNCNNVFVTDGACMTSTSTQNPSLTFMAITARAANHAVEELKKGNI
- a CDS encoding GMC oxidoreductase gives rise to the protein MADNVYDAIVIGSGISGGWAAKELCEKGLKTIMLERGKDIKHIQDYPEASKEAWDHPHRGERTQQMIKDYPVLKRDYPLNERNLDWWASDKDSPYTEVKRFDWFRGYHVGGRSLLWGRQSYRWSDLYFEENAKQGIAIDWPVRYKEIAPWYDYVETFAGISGGDEDLPELPRGKFLPPMEMNCVEKDLAGRIKNFYGGNRKMIMGRTAHITNLQQHQKDLGRTNCQFRDKCWFGCPFGGYFSTQSATLPAAMKTGNLTVRPWAIVTKILYDKDTQRATGVEILDAETNKTYEYKAKIVFLNASTLNSAWILMNSATDIWPDGLGSSSGELGHNVMDHHLNVYAGGIVEGYDDKYYYGRRANGIYIPRYRNFFGDKRDYLRGFGYQGGASRGRGPADIAEYSIGADLKEALTEPGVWSFGMGGFGETLPYHENKITLDKTRTDKWGLNILSFDVELKENELKMRKDMLEDAKEMLTSLGVKNVQGGDSNPYLGRGIHEMGTARMGADRKTSVLNKYNQVWDAPNVFVTDGSFMVSAACQNPSLTYMAFTARAADHAVSELKKGNI
- a CDS encoding MFS transporter, producing MSAIKRDQLFVASCLALLVTSLSFGIRAGILGRLGVQFQLSAAQLGTIAATAFWGFPLAIIIGGMVVDVIGMKKLLVGAGIFHLAGILLTIFATGYWSLFISTLLIGLGNGTVEAACNPLVASIYPDNKTTKLNHFHLWFPGGIVVGTLLVFLLDKIGLGWQVQVGLMLIPTLLYLYLFSKLEFPQTERVSSGISTSEMYGALLTPLFIIMIILMFGTAITELFTGQWIDVLLKNVTDNAILLLTIETGVMVLGRAFAGPVVHRLSPSGVLLFSAIFASLGLYLLGHSTGNMLFVGALVFGIGVCYFWPTMIGFVSENLPRTGAVGMNLMGGAGMFAVSVYMIFMGGYYDKLLAAKLPEGASLQAYSDASATPEMAAALNEAKKAAGPEIINATLIIPICLSVAFLLLFLYMRGRKKPSLKPVTA
- a CDS encoding Gfo/Idh/MocA family protein — its product is MNRKLRMGMVGGGKDAFIGAIHRIAANMDGLIELSCGALSINPEIAVDSGKMLFLPEDRTYLNFEEMIKKEAALPADKKMDFVTIVTPNFAHFAPAMMALDHGFHVVIEKPIAFTLDEAKQLKQKVTETGLTLCLTHTYSGYPMVKQAKAMVAAGTLGKIRKVWVEYPQGWLSKLSEREGNAQAAWRTDPKKSGKSGCMGDIGTHAAHLAEYVTGLKITHMCADLNVLVEGRALDDDGAVLLKLENGAAGVLMASQVAAGEENGIRIRVYGERGGLEWYQHEPNTLLVKWLDAPTQILRAGGNYGDRLSSFATHNCRTPGGHPEGYLEAFGNIYRNFALTLSAKMDGKEPTKEMLDFPGVEDGIRGMAFIDNVVLSAQSTEKWTEHVVK